The following are from one region of the Aspergillus chevalieri M1 DNA, chromosome 1, nearly complete sequence genome:
- a CDS encoding putative ATP-dependent Clp protease (COG:O;~EggNog:ENOG410PFXS;~InterPro:IPR003959,IPR027417,IPR003593,IPR019489;~PFAM:PF10431,PF00004,PF07724,PF07728;~go_function: GO:0005524 - ATP binding [Evidence IEA];~go_function: GO:0016887 - ATPase activity [Evidence IEA]): MLRLPLRTSASSHSLKVRCDSVLRYRPAVYSAARRDFTSCSTSFPRLSQFNRSDFTNQSWSTSYEPGLPTAGPLGATPAFGAPRITPRVLKQYLDQFVVGQDRAKKILSVAVYNHYQRVQELQRREEEAEEEHAKRERREALEGHPAEDEFPGHNRAVRVSTNRNQSPSPSDLPELVDTAPLQLEKSNILLMGPSGVGKTLMAKTLARVLSVPFSISDCTSITQAGYIGEDAEACVHRLLAASNYNVEQAERGIIVLDEVDKLAAAKVSHGKDVSGEGAQQALLKIIEGTTVQVQAKQERNSPRTGGTPNTYPSNSPLGNPPNTGGQPAKGEVYNVRTDNILFVFSGAFVGLHKVIMDRISRGSIGFGQPVRSATSTGDRPGEAGAGNNQPIPILPGSEEEDLYKKHLPFFTPPSIASPNSEPSYFNALDLVTPTDLQNYGFIPELVGRVPVTAALATLTQALLVRILTEPRNSLLAQYTTLFSLSGIELRFTTLALHKVAANAFQMGTGARALRTEMETILSDAMFEAPGSSVKFVLVTEAVADRKEKPIYLARGQGGKFHSMIATEESQWEEKAQREKKDKEQRNKAQSKEGIDFTSNYREERSHASGS; the protein is encoded by the exons ATGCTGCGGCTGCCCCTACGAACCAGTGCCTCCTCGCACTCCCTCAAGGTGCGCTGCGATAGCGTCCTTCGCTATCGGCCTGCAGTATACAGTGCAGCTCGACGGGATTTTACCAGCTGTTCTACGTCGTTTCCCAGATTGTCGCAGTTTAATCGGTCGGATTTCACAAACCAATCATGGTCTACCAGCTACGAGCCCGGGCTTCCGACAGCTGGCCCTCTGGGCGCGACTCCGGCTTTCGGAGCTCCCCGAATCACGCCGCGAGTACTGAAGCAGTATCTCGACCAGTTCGTTGTCGGACAGGATCGTGCGAAGAAGATCCTCAGTGTTGCCGTATATAATCACTACCAGCGTGTGCAAGAGTTGCAACGACGTGAGGAGGaagctgaagaggaacatgCTAAACGTGAGCGGAGAGAAGCTCTTGAGGGCCACCCGGCAGAGG ATGAATTTCCGGGTCACAATAGGGCCGTTCGCGTGTCCACAAACCGAAATCAATCGCCTTCCCCATCGGACCTACCCGAACTTGTCGATACAGCACCGCTACAACTCGAGAAATCCAACATCCTTCTCATGGGGCCGTCGGGGGTGGGAAAGACATTGATGGCAAAGACACTGGCTAGAGTGCTTTCAGTCCCGTTTAGCATCTCCGACTGCACGTCGATCACCCAAGCCGGTTATATCGGAGAGGACGCCGAGGCATGTGTTCACAGGCTATTAGCGGCATCGAACTATAATGTCGAGCAAGCGGAACGCGGTATTATTGTACTAGATGAAGTGGACAAGCTTGCAGCAGCCAAGGTCAGCCACGGCAAGGATGTCAGTGGGGAGGGCGCGCAGCAGGCCCTTTTGAAGATCATCGAGGGCACAACAGTACAGGTCCAAGCGAAACAAGAACGCAATTCTCCTCGTACTGGTGGCACACCAAACACCTATCCATCCAACAGTCCACTGGGGAATCCTCCGAATACGGGCGGCCAGCCAGCGAAGGGAGAGGTCTACAATGTGCGCACAGATAACATTTTGTTTGTATTCTCCGGTGCCTTCGTCGGTCTTCACAAGGTGATCATGGATCGGATATCACGCGGCTCGATTGGTTTCGGGCAACCCGTTCGATCAGCAACCAGCACGGGCGATCGGCCCGGGGAAGCTGGTGCAGGGAATAACCAGCCCATTCCCATCCTGCCAGGttcagaagaggaagacTTATACAAGAAACATCTTCCGTTCTTCACGCCACCTTCAATCGCATCCCCGAATAGTGAGCCAAGTTATTTTAACGCACTGGACCTTGTCACCCCTACCGACCTACAGAACTACGGCTTCATTCCCGAATTAGTAGGTCGTGTTCCTGTCACAGCGGCCCTCGCCACCCTAACACAAGCCCTCCTCGTCCGCATCCTTACTGAACCCCGCAACTCGCTGTTGGCACAATACACCACCCTTTTCTCACTATCCGGCATCGAACTGCGCTTCACCACTCTGGCTCTGCACAAGGTCGCCGCCAACGCCTTCCAAATGGGAACCGGTGCGCGTGCTCTCCGCACAGAAATGGAAACGATCCTCAGTGACGCCATGTTTGAAGCACCGGGCTCTAGCGTGAAATTCGTCCTTGTAACGGAAGCCGTCGCAGACCGCAAAGAGAAGCCTATTTATCTCGCCCGGGGCCAGGGTGGAAAATTCCACTCGATGATTGCGACAGAGGAGAGCCAGTGGGAAGAGAAGGCGCagcgagaaaagaaagacaagGAGCAGAGAAACAAGGCTCAGTCGAAGGAGGGAATTGATTTCACTTCGAACTACCGAGAAGAACGATCTCATGCTTCGGGTTCTTGA
- a CDS encoding FAM207/SLX9 family protein (COG:S;~EggNog:ENOG410PRBD;~InterPro:IPR028160;~PFAM:PF15341;~go_component: GO:0005730 - nucleolus [Evidence IEA];~go_component: GO:0030686 - 90S preribosome [Evidence IEA];~go_component: GO:0030688 - preribosome, small subunit precursor [Evidence IEA];~go_process: GO:0000462 - maturation of SSU-rRNA from tricistronic rRNA transcript (SSU-rRNA, 5.8S rRNA, LSU-rRNA) [Evidence IEA]) yields the protein MAPSIMKKASGRGAVPSTKSNDGLFSDDFRTSKKDKRTIKHSSFISKIEKSSKKAPKKRRASKKLATLDSLADALPDADTEEQQQDPNNQVNIIKQKTLKHKPGAEKRRQKLEKLERDRFARNMAQMTAMDTSQEAPAPATTEGTSSTAAEANGTSNRWAALRSFISQTMEQQPVFKANK from the exons ATG GCGCCTAGTATAATGAAGAAGGCCAGTGGTCGAGGCGCCGTTCCCTCAACCAAGTCCAACGATGGTCTCTTTAGCGACGACTTTCGCACCTCGAAGAAAGACAAGCGCACCATCAAGCATTCCAGTTTCATCTCCAAGATCGAGAAGAGTTCGAAGAAAGCCCCCAAAAAGCGACGCGCATCGAAGAAACTTGCGACTTTGGATTCTCTAGCGGACGCGCTCCCCGACGCAGATACcgaagagcagcagcaggatcCCAATAATCAAGTCAACATCATCAAGCAGAAGACCTTGAAGCACAAGCCAGGGGCCGAGAAGCGCAGACAGAAGCTGGAGAAATTGGAACGCGATCGGTTTGCCAGAAACATGGCGCAGATGACGGCCATGGACACTAGCCAGGAagcgccagcgccagcaacaacagaagGAACCAGTAGTACGGCTGCAGAGGCAAATGGAACCTCGAACAGATGGGCAGCCCTGCGCAGCTTTATCTCGCAGACCATGGAGCAGCAGCCCGTGTTCAAAGCAAACAAATGA
- the GPD1_1 gene encoding glycerol-3-phosphate dehydrogenase family protein (COG:C;~EggNog:ENOG410PHMP;~InterPro:IPR006109,IPR006168,IPR017751,IPR036291, IPR011128,IPR008927,IPR013328;~PFAM:PF01210,PF07479;~go_component: GO:0009331 - glycerol-3-phosphate dehydrogenase complex [Evidence IEA];~go_function: GO:0004367 - glycerol-3-phosphate dehydrogenase [NAD+] activity [Evidence IEA];~go_function: GO:0016491 - oxidoreductase activity [Evidence IEA];~go_function: GO:0016616 - oxidoreductase activity, acting on the CH-OH group of donors, NAD or NADP as acceptor [Evidence IEA];~go_function: GO:0042803 - protein homodimerization activity [Evidence IEA];~go_function: GO:0051287 - NAD binding [Evidence IEA];~go_process: GO:0005975 - carbohydrate metabolic process [Evidence IEA];~go_process: GO:0006072 - glycerol-3-phosphate metabolic process [Evidence IEA];~go_process: GO:0046168 - glycerol-3-phosphate catabolic process [Evidence IEA];~go_process: GO:0055114 - oxidation-reduction process [Evidence IEA]): MRCAINRTAIPLSCATLSAGGVIFQLPRSPVFSSSPRSLTSASLSPRSTRSSSQTLPLRFSPKPILLGPFKLLRPVAPAPFSSSNNSSLSLDSAYTSTFNMSSVSHYLRKHKVTVVGSGNWGCAIAKIVAENTASNPSLFEQDVQMWVFEEKVEVPKDSRHYDPSSPLCQGQQNLTDVINQTHENIKYLPGVTLPSNLKANPSIVDAVKDSTILVFNLPHQFIVRTCEQIKGKILPYARGISCIKGVDVNEEGAHLFSETIGNTLGIYCGALSGANIANEVAREKWSESTIGYDTPHLDSKAPAPSESSTADVVHFEHKDVSGQYSKIKLQPLPNEFPPVDHETLKTLFHRPYFHIRVNSDVAGVSLAGALKNIVALAAGWVDGLGWGDNAKAAIMRVGLLEMVKFGERFFGATIDNRTFTDESAGVADLITSCSSGRNFRCAKLSVQRKQHISEIEKTELNGQSLQGTLTAIEVNHFLKKQGAESDFPLFTACYHILQGTMQPEVIPSYIER, from the exons ATGCGGTGCGCAATTAACCGGACAGCCATTCCTCTGTCGTGTGCCACCTTGAGCGCTGGCGGCGTTATTTTTCAACTGCCTCGGTCCCCCGTCTTTTCGTCCTCTCCACGTTCCCTAACCTCTGCATCTCTCTCTCCGAGAAGTACTCGATCGTCCTCCCAAACTCTCCCGTTACGATTTTCGCCGAAGCCAATCCTTCTGGGCCCGTTTAAATTACTTCGCCCTGTCGCTCCGGCTCCATTCTCTTCCTCCAACAACTCGTCCTTATCTCTTGATTCTGCATATACGTCGACCTTCAATATGAGTTCTGTTTCCCACTACCTGCGCAAGCACAAGGTGACCGTGGTCGGTTCTGGTAACTG GGGCTGTGCCATCGCCAAGATCGTCGCCGAAAACACTGCTAGCAACCCCTCGCTGTTTGAGCAGGATGTCCAGATGTGGGTGTTCGAGGAGAAGGTCGAGGTCCCCAAGGACTCTCGTCACTACGACCCTTCGTCGCCGTTGTGCCAGGGTCAGCAGAACTTGACCGATGTGATCAATCAGACCCACGAGAACATCAAGTATCTCCCTGGTGTCACTCTGCCGTCCAACCTGAAGGCCAACCCCTCGATTGTGGATGCAGTCAAGGACAGCACTATCCTGGTCTTCAACCTTCCTCACCAGTTCATCGTCAGGACCTGCGAGCAGATCAAGGGCAAGATTCTGCCCTACGCCCGTGGTATCTCGTGTATCAAGGGTGTTGACGTGAACGAGGAAGGTGCTCACCTCTTCTCCGAGACCATTGGCAACACCCTGGGCATCTACTGCGGTGCTCTTTCCGGTGCCAACATTGCCAACGAGGTTGCTCGTGAGAAGTGGTCCGAGTCGACCATTGGATACGATACCCCGCATCTGGACTCCAAGGCTCCCGCGCCCTCTGAGTCGTCCACCGCGGACGTTGTGCACTTTGAGCACAAGGACGTCTCCGGTCAATACTCCAAGATCAAGCTCCAGCCCTTGCCCAACGAGTTCCCCCCCGTTGACCACGAGACTCTCAAGACTCTCTTCCACCGTCCCTACTTCCACATCCGTGTGAACAGCGATGTTGCCGGTGTTTCTCTCGCAGGTGCTCTGAAGAACATCGTCGCTCTTGCTGCAGGATGGGTTGACGGTCTGGGCTGGGGTGACAACGCCAAGGCCGCCATCATGCGCGTTGGTCTTCTGGAGATGGTCAAGTTCGGTGAGCGGTTCTTCGGAGCCACCATCGACAACCGGACGTTCACCGATGAGAGCGCGGGTGTTGCCGATCTCATCACCAGCTGCAGCTCTGGCCGTAACTTCCGTTGTGCCAAGCTCAGCGTGCAGAGGAAGCAGCACATCAGCGAGATCGAGAAGACTGAGCTCAACGGCCAGTCGCTCCAGGGAACCCTGACTGCCATTGAGGTCAACCATTTCCTCAAGAAGCAGGGCGCGGAGTCTGACTTCCCCTTGTTCACAGCCTGCTACC ACATCCTCCAGGGTACTATGCAGCCGGAGGTTATTCCTTCGTACATTGAGCGGTAA